A window of the Polaribacter batillariae genome harbors these coding sequences:
- a CDS encoding RagB/SusD family nutrient uptake outer membrane protein — protein sequence MRNIYIIVVLIMSSVFFTACNDDFLEVKSPNLLTDEDVANFPEIAEAQFLSLYAELRTNIQSIGAGRLNGPSGNMLSGYTDDAACGHAFGSGNGQAFSLGNINRAAGSVDSGIGPSLWPYRTIDKLNNFIIKFKDSSNDGVLNTVGEAYCLRAWLYFEIVKRYGGVPLHTDGISELSSISDRKTEAESWDFVLAEFDNAIALLPQQQPVLAENKDRVNKFTALALKARAGLYAGTIAKYGNGEFNNGFQGISSTKAQGYLKQGAEAAKLFVDTNFNYTLDANFGDIFNGKKEDSNEIIFRFQNNPQAGVTIFYDFWINSFKIKKQGFAALTNPHLDIVEQFETLDGNITPLDYTAQYANPAQFFEGRDKRLTQSIIVPGGTFLGETFDIYKETRVKRAGGAVETYGYNNVGDWRNGGTVPGYPQFTQSGIDGNFPEPGIAGTSVYGFYVKKLLYEAEKLDNSAILGPNQQQQDAIVVRYGEVLLTLAELAVELNDLGDGSYMSQGQQALNEVRSIHGGLPGKTLSKEVVRHERRIDLLYEGFRYWDLKRWRIGTEIHQKTYRALNPILNIDETTTPASIYYTIEPDVAPTYLGNTRIKWFEERDYYSPLPIADNPGLVQNIGW from the coding sequence ATGAGAAATATATATATAATAGTAGTACTTATTATGTCGTCGGTATTCTTTACTGCTTGTAATGACGATTTTTTAGAAGTAAAAAGTCCCAATCTTTTAACTGATGAAGACGTTGCTAATTTTCCAGAAATTGCAGAAGCCCAGTTTTTATCTTTATACGCCGAACTTAGAACAAATATACAAAGCATTGGAGCTGGTAGGTTAAATGGGCCTTCTGGAAATATGCTATCTGGTTATACAGATGATGCAGCCTGTGGCCATGCTTTTGGTTCAGGAAATGGGCAAGCATTTAGTTTAGGAAATATAAATAGAGCAGCAGGAAGTGTAGATAGTGGCATAGGACCAAGTTTGTGGCCTTATAGAACTATAGATAAATTAAACAATTTTATTATTAAGTTTAAAGATTCTAGCAACGATGGAGTTTTAAATACAGTAGGTGAAGCGTATTGTTTAAGAGCTTGGTTGTATTTCGAAATTGTAAAACGTTATGGAGGTGTACCCTTACATACAGATGGTATTAGCGAATTATCTTCAATTAGCGATCGAAAAACAGAAGCAGAATCTTGGGATTTTGTATTGGCAGAATTCGACAATGCGATTGCTTTGTTGCCACAACAACAGCCTGTATTAGCAGAAAACAAAGACCGTGTAAACAAATTTACAGCTTTGGCGTTAAAAGCAAGAGCTGGTTTGTACGCTGGTACGATTGCCAAATATGGTAATGGAGAGTTTAATAATGGTTTTCAAGGCATTTCTTCTACAAAAGCACAAGGGTACTTAAAACAAGGTGCAGAAGCGGCTAAATTATTTGTAGATACCAATTTTAATTATACACTAGATGCTAATTTTGGAGATATATTTAATGGAAAAAAAGAAGATAGTAACGAAATTATTTTTAGATTTCAGAATAACCCACAAGCAGGAGTTACTATTTTTTACGATTTTTGGATCAATTCTTTTAAAATTAAAAAACAAGGTTTTGCTGCATTAACAAACCCACATTTAGATATTGTAGAGCAGTTCGAGACTTTAGATGGCAACATAACTCCTCTAGATTATACAGCACAATATGCAAATCCAGCACAATTTTTCGAAGGTAGAGACAAACGTTTAACACAATCTATTATAGTACCAGGAGGTACGTTTTTAGGAGAAACTTTCGACATTTATAAAGAAACTCGTGTAAAACGTGCAGGAGGAGCTGTAGAAACATATGGTTATAATAATGTTGGAGATTGGAGAAATGGAGGTACTGTTCCTGGTTATCCTCAGTTTACACAATCGGGTATAGATGGTAATTTCCCAGAACCTGGTATAGCGGGTACAAGCGTATATGGCTTTTATGTAAAAAAATTATTATATGAGGCTGAAAAATTAGACAATTCAGCAATATTAGGCCCCAACCAACAACAACAAGATGCTATTGTTGTAAGATATGGAGAAGTACTGTTAACTTTAGCAGAATTGGCAGTAGAATTAAACGATTTAGGCGATGGTAGTTACATGTCACAAGGGCAACAAGCTCTCAACGAAGTGCGTTCAATACATGGAGGTTTGCCAGGAAAAACACTTTCTAAAGAAGTGGTACGTCACGAACGTAGAATAGATTTACTATATGAAGGGTTTCGTTATTGGGATTTAAAAAGATGGAGAATAGGTACAGAAATTCACCAGAAAACATACCGCGCTTTAAACCCCATTTTAAATATAGATGAAACAACAACACCAGCATCTATCTATTATACTATAGAGCCAGATGTGGCACCAACTTATTTAGGAAATACACGTATAAAATGGTTTGAAGAAAGAGATTATTACTCTCCATTACCAATTGCAGACAATCCTGGATTGGTACAAAACATAGGATGGTAA
- a CDS encoding FG-GAP-like repeat-containing protein, which translates to MSNSSFSQIFKRVEVQAKLAVLSENMGVSVADYDGDNDLDIFIVGNTTDENNNLLSTSKLFKNLNNGVFEDVTKDAGLLDLSSLNNNDIPDSSEDSGYNGYKFGASWGDYNNDGFPDLLFTNAYSIQLFKNNGNGTFVEVTTEAGFLKYNNCYNTSATWFDYNKDGFLDLYIGDYASTTCDGNSFYRNNGDGTFKEISKELGVQSKEKFTYMSMPIDVNNDGWLDLYLANDFGENDLYINKNGLSFENQTNEYQLNNNLNGMGLTVGDYNNDGYFDLYLTNILKNALFKNNGNNLFEDVAVEENVLNATWAWNTRFSDFDLDGDEDLFVVNGFVGAKSKNVYFKNLLVEGQEGFSKMSNEVGLVAKTYSIGSEIFDFDNDGDLDVFVSNVEQSSFLYENKTIESSKAENPNWFKVHLKGTISNRNAIGTKLEIKTIKGSQYRFYTGVGLFSQSLQPVHFGLNEANEILELKITWPSGEKETYLNLPVNKTILATEKKGYEVIEIKPSEKIAGCTDPNSCNYNPNATINDGSCSYLPSKQISGNTNSTYLKSETYTYTLENNATAIWSVVGGEIIEGQGTGTVKIKWHLSTVGKITVVETNNTCSSLPVELNVDLKISEVLKNQSIARIWNEALLIAIRGDYARPTVHARNLFHSSIAMYDAWAIHNDRAKPYLIGNNVHNFNSKLTTFTPSEGKEASINKTISYAVYRLLCHRFKNSPNAKNTLEIFDLIMNQMRYDKDFTSTDYTKGNAGALGNFIAETIINYGFVDGAEEQTDYQNKYYKPENPPLRPSLSGDGNLKNPNRWQPLSFNVFIDQSGNLIQETTPDFLSPEWGNVHPFSLHKSDISNFKRNNGDYKVYNNPGAPPYLGNDEVSSNAYKWGFSLVSKWSSHLNVSDNVLWDISPKSIGNISPDQYPTNFEAYKTFYKELEGGDIGKGHAVNPITNQPYQTQMVPRGDYTRVLAEFWADGPDSETPPGHWFTILNYVNDHPLFVKKIKGEGGILESLEWDVKAYFILGGAMHDSAIAAWSIKGWYDYIRPISAIRYMANKGQSSNTSLDNYHAEGIPLEEGLVEIVKENDPLAGDEAEHVGKIKLYAWKGHRFINNPEKDQSGVGWILAENWVPYQRASFVTPPFAGYVSGHSTFSRAAAEVITLLTGSPYFPGGYGEFIAKKNKFLVFEEGPSMDVKLQWATYRDASDQCSLSRIWGGIHPPADDIPGRLIGEKIGVNAFNFANEYFNIDTKNEAITNITVFPNPLKSNEIWISNTTQIDDIKLYDLKGVEIKINEKIYIESLKRTKLSLPLLASGVYMVTVNSQSKKLIIQ; encoded by the coding sequence TTGAGTAATTCGTCTTTCTCACAAATTTTTAAACGTGTAGAGGTACAAGCAAAACTAGCTGTTTTATCAGAAAATATGGGAGTTTCTGTAGCAGATTACGATGGAGACAACGATTTAGATATATTTATTGTTGGTAACACAACAGACGAAAACAATAATTTATTGAGTACCAGTAAGTTATTTAAAAACCTTAATAACGGTGTTTTTGAAGATGTTACCAAAGACGCAGGGTTATTAGATTTGTCATCATTAAATAATAACGATATACCAGATAGTAGCGAAGACAGTGGCTATAATGGTTATAAATTTGGTGCTTCTTGGGGAGATTACAACAACGATGGCTTTCCAGATTTGCTATTTACAAATGCTTACAGCATTCAGCTTTTTAAAAATAATGGTAATGGAACTTTTGTAGAAGTAACAACAGAAGCAGGTTTTTTAAAATACAATAATTGCTACAATACAAGTGCTACTTGGTTCGATTATAATAAAGATGGTTTTTTAGACCTTTATATTGGAGATTATGCCTCAACAACCTGCGATGGCAACAGTTTTTATAGAAATAATGGCGATGGAACTTTTAAAGAAATATCGAAAGAATTAGGTGTACAAAGCAAAGAGAAGTTTACTTACATGAGCATGCCAATAGATGTAAATAATGATGGCTGGCTCGATCTATATTTAGCAAACGATTTTGGAGAAAATGATTTGTATATCAATAAAAACGGATTGTCTTTCGAAAATCAAACAAACGAATATCAGCTTAACAATAATTTAAACGGAATGGGGTTAACCGTTGGCGATTATAACAACGATGGTTATTTCGATTTGTACCTAACAAACATTCTAAAAAATGCACTATTTAAAAATAATGGAAACAATTTGTTTGAAGATGTAGCAGTCGAAGAAAATGTCTTAAACGCTACTTGGGCTTGGAATACTCGTTTTTCAGATTTCGATTTAGATGGCGATGAAGATTTATTTGTAGTTAATGGATTTGTAGGTGCAAAAAGCAAAAATGTCTATTTTAAAAATCTGCTTGTTGAGGGGCAAGAAGGCTTTTCAAAAATGTCAAACGAAGTAGGTTTAGTAGCAAAAACGTATAGTATTGGTTCAGAAATTTTTGATTTTGACAATGATGGCGATTTAGATGTCTTTGTTTCCAATGTAGAGCAATCTTCATTTTTATACGAAAATAAAACGATTGAGTCTTCGAAAGCAGAAAATCCAAATTGGTTTAAAGTGCATCTAAAAGGAACTATTTCTAATAGGAATGCCATTGGAACAAAGCTAGAAATTAAAACAATTAAAGGATCACAATACCGATTTTATACTGGAGTAGGTTTGTTTTCTCAAAGTTTGCAACCCGTTCATTTTGGTTTAAATGAAGCAAATGAAATTTTAGAATTAAAAATTACATGGCCATCAGGTGAAAAAGAAACCTATTTAAATCTTCCAGTAAATAAAACCATTTTAGCAACAGAGAAAAAAGGGTATGAAGTAATAGAAATTAAACCGAGCGAAAAGATTGCTGGTTGTACCGACCCAAATTCATGTAATTACAATCCAAATGCTACTATAAACGACGGTTCTTGTAGTTATTTACCATCAAAACAAATTTCAGGAAATACAAATTCAACTTACTTAAAATCAGAAACATATACTTATACTTTAGAGAATAACGCAACTGCTATTTGGAGTGTGGTTGGCGGAGAAATTATAGAAGGGCAAGGAACTGGAACCGTAAAAATAAAATGGCATTTGAGTACAGTTGGAAAAATTACAGTTGTAGAAACAAACAATACGTGTAGTAGTTTACCTGTTGAACTGAATGTTGATTTAAAAATTTCCGAAGTTTTAAAAAATCAATCGATTGCAAGAATTTGGAACGAAGCTTTACTTATTGCCATTCGTGGCGATTATGCACGCCCAACAGTACATGCAAGAAATTTATTCCACTCAAGCATAGCGATGTATGATGCTTGGGCAATACATAACGATCGTGCAAAACCATATTTAATTGGAAATAATGTGCATAATTTTAACAGTAAACTCACAACGTTTACGCCTTCCGAAGGCAAAGAAGCTTCTATTAATAAAACCATAAGTTATGCGGTTTATAGGTTGTTGTGCCATCGATTTAAAAACTCACCTAATGCAAAAAATACATTAGAAATTTTCGATTTAATTATGAATCAAATGCGGTATGATAAAGATTTTACCTCTACAGATTATACTAAAGGAAACGCAGGAGCATTGGGTAATTTTATAGCAGAAACTATTATAAATTATGGATTTGTAGATGGAGCTGAAGAACAAACAGACTATCAAAATAAGTATTACAAGCCAGAAAACCCTCCTTTAAGACCTTCGCTATCTGGAGATGGAAATTTAAAAAATCCGAATAGATGGCAACCTTTAAGTTTCAATGTTTTTATAGACCAAAGTGGAAATTTAATTCAAGAAACAACCCCAGATTTTTTAAGTCCAGAATGGGGAAATGTGCATCCTTTTTCACTACATAAGTCAGATATATCGAATTTTAAAAGAAATAATGGCGACTATAAAGTATATAACAATCCTGGAGCACCACCATATTTAGGAAACGATGAAGTTTCAAGCAACGCATATAAATGGGGGTTTTCATTAGTGTCTAAATGGAGCTCACACTTAAACGTATCAGATAACGTTTTATGGGATATTTCACCCAAATCAATAGGAAATATTTCCCCAGACCAATATCCTACAAATTTTGAAGCATACAAGACTTTTTATAAGGAATTAGAAGGTGGCGATATTGGAAAAGGGCATGCTGTAAATCCGATTACGAACCAGCCTTACCAAACTCAAATGGTTCCCAGAGGAGATTATACAAGGGTTTTGGCAGAATTTTGGGCAGATGGTCCAGATTCAGAAACACCTCCAGGACATTGGTTTACTATTTTAAATTATGTAAACGACCATCCTTTATTTGTTAAAAAAATTAAAGGAGAAGGAGGTATTCTAGAGTCGTTAGAATGGGATGTGAAGGCCTATTTTATTTTAGGAGGAGCAATGCATGATTCGGCTATTGCAGCATGGAGTATTAAAGGTTGGTACGATTACATAAGACCTATTTCTGCCATAAGATACATGGCAAATAAAGGACAAAGTTCTAATACTTCATTAGATAATTATCATGCAGAAGGCATTCCTCTAGAGGAAGGTTTGGTAGAAATAGTAAAAGAAAACGACCCATTAGCTGGAGACGAAGCAGAACATGTAGGGAAAATTAAATTGTACGCATGGAAAGGACATCGTTTTATAAATAATCCAGAAAAAGACCAATCTGGAGTAGGTTGGATTCTAGCTGAAAATTGGGTACCATACCAAAGAGCCTCTTTTGTAACGCCACCTTTTGCAGGTTATGTATCTGGTCATTCTACATTTTCTAGAGCAGCAGCAGAAGTGATTACCTTGTTAACAGGTAGCCCTTATTTTCCAGGAGGATATGGCGAATTTATTGCAAAGAAAAATAAGTTTTTAGTATTCGAAGAAGGCCCTAGTATGGATGTAAAATTGCAGTGGGCAACATATCGAGATGCGTCAGACCAATGCAGTTTATCCCGTATTTGGGGAGGAATTCACCCACCTGCAGATGATATTCCTGGAAGATTAATTGGAGAGAAAATTGGAGTTAATGCGTTTAATTTTGCAAATGAATATTTTAATATTGATACCAAAAATGAAGCTATAACGAACATCACAGTTTTTCCAAATCCTTTAAAAAGTAATGAAATATGGATTTCTAATACCACTCAAATTGATGATATAAAACTCTATGATTTAAAAGGAGTAGAAATTAAAATTAACGAAAAAATATATATAGAATCACTTAAAAGAACCAAATTAAGCTTGCCTTTATTGGCTTCTGGAGTCTATATGGTTACAGTAAACAGCCAATCAAAAAAACTAATTATTCAATAA
- a CDS encoding DUF3823 domain-containing protein, with product MKNRFFIKTIFFLSLAIFTGCELDDRVDDLTGAYEGKIIDKNTGETVNTEYSSGAKLRFLDLAFGDIAQPLDYLVLPDGTFNNSKIFPANYKIWADGPFLELDTIQSLDLSSPNNFDIKVIPNVTLHIQEIKNLFGIGMEITYDYKVNDPLSTEQQIGFIFSEIEYPGFNRSALPGANETALATRIIKDVTDLEGTITDLVYLDPNKKYYVRALGKFKGSSDFWNYSNQEEFSTTDIDVAAIPVQVEQGAISSSSVLLSVPVPPIDGLTIKLEYATGGDGTITDVFPAGQLVYAANLPANTSVDVKVSLSSGGIDGNPTTVSVMTDANTDHYIEPNPTRLPNVPFYYDQDFKYSLSKRVAEEFGPTNDPGWVTNGSRHVFMDWWSSWLPRPDLIPTSEYLANIKEFTLYGNIKNMVDILPFTGMETLNINVGEALFSEGLTVSSDLDLRPLTKLKNLKTIVLGAGVPLTEADFTDAGVTGVTIVKN from the coding sequence ATGAAAAATAGATTTTTTATAAAAACGATCTTTTTCCTCTCGTTAGCCATCTTTACAGGTTGCGAACTAGATGATCGAGTTGACGACCTTACAGGAGCTTATGAAGGTAAAATTATTGATAAAAATACAGGAGAAACTGTAAATACAGAATACTCTTCTGGAGCGAAATTACGATTTTTAGATCTTGCTTTTGGAGATATAGCACAACCATTAGATTACTTGGTTTTGCCAGATGGTACTTTTAATAATTCTAAAATATTTCCAGCAAACTATAAAATTTGGGCAGATGGACCTTTTCTAGAATTAGATACCATACAAAGTTTAGATTTATCGTCTCCAAATAATTTCGATATAAAAGTAATACCCAATGTAACACTGCACATTCAAGAAATTAAAAATTTGTTTGGTATTGGTATGGAAATTACCTACGATTATAAAGTAAACGATCCATTATCGACAGAACAACAAATAGGTTTTATTTTTTCGGAAATAGAATATCCTGGTTTTAATAGATCTGCACTTCCAGGTGCAAATGAAACAGCACTGGCGACTAGAATTATTAAAGATGTTACAGATTTAGAAGGTACAATTACAGATTTAGTGTATTTAGATCCTAATAAAAAATATTATGTTCGAGCATTAGGTAAATTTAAAGGTTCTAGTGATTTTTGGAATTATTCAAACCAAGAAGAGTTCTCTACAACAGATATAGATGTTGCTGCAATACCTGTTCAAGTCGAGCAGGGAGCAATTAGTAGTTCTTCTGTGTTGTTAAGTGTGCCTGTACCTCCAATAGATGGTTTAACTATTAAGTTAGAATATGCTACTGGTGGCGATGGTACTATAACCGATGTTTTTCCGGCTGGACAGCTTGTTTACGCAGCAAATCTTCCAGCAAACACCTCAGTAGATGTAAAGGTCTCTTTATCAAGTGGTGGCATTGATGGAAATCCAACCACTGTTTCAGTAATGACAGATGCAAATACAGATCATTACATAGAACCAAACCCTACAAGATTACCAAATGTACCGTTTTATTACGACCAAGATTTTAAATACTCGCTATCAAAAAGAGTCGCAGAAGAATTCGGACCAACAAACGATCCAGGATGGGTAACAAATGGGTCTAGACACGTTTTTATGGATTGGTGGAGCTCTTGGTTGCCAAGACCAGACCTAATTCCAACTTCAGAGTACCTTGCTAACATTAAGGAGTTTACTCTATATGGAAACATTAAAAATATGGTAGATATTTTGCCTTTTACAGGTATGGAAACACTAAATATTAATGTTGGTGAAGCCTTGTTTTCAGAAGGGTTAACAGTATCTTCAGACTTAGATCTAAGACCTTTAACTAAATTAAAAAACTTAAAAACAATAGTGCTTGGAGCAGGTGTACCTTTAACAGAAGCAGATTTTACAGATGCTGGTGTAACTGGTGTAACCATTGTAAAAAACTAA